In Microbacterium cremeum, a genomic segment contains:
- a CDS encoding aminotransferase class V-fold PLP-dependent enzyme: MIRVTDLDSYQASFDGEPGYLDWAAFGPLSPAVRVEAQADTELLGSGRRTSIDLVADHVREARELVAELMGADAAQVVLQPSTTYGLMHALYGLSGGLLLGRGEFPSLTVAATRASEALGAIRLQWLEPADGLITPDVVRESLTDDTSALAVSLVDFRTGYRVDLPALREVIGDRLLIVDAIQGFGVVDADYSVADVVCGHGYKWLRAGRGTGFSWFGERALERIAPVLSGFRGVDGDLPLDAVPAPSASAQAFSVAGPDTLAAARLASALRDVADVGVPTIEAELLARTADVIFFADRYEVPVITPREPERRAGIVTLEPAAQDAAPLAASLANHGLTVTARAGRIRVSPHVGTGADTLRLFGDALAAFSSARVW, from the coding sequence ATGATCCGCGTGACGGATCTGGACTCGTATCAGGCGTCGTTCGATGGGGAACCGGGGTATCTCGACTGGGCCGCGTTCGGACCGCTCTCACCCGCTGTGCGCGTCGAGGCGCAGGCCGACACCGAGCTGCTCGGCTCCGGCCGCCGGACGAGCATCGACCTCGTGGCCGATCACGTGCGCGAGGCGCGTGAGCTGGTCGCCGAGCTGATGGGGGCCGATGCCGCCCAGGTGGTGCTGCAGCCGTCGACGACGTACGGTCTCATGCACGCCCTCTATGGCCTGTCGGGCGGACTCCTGCTGGGCCGAGGCGAGTTCCCCAGCCTCACCGTCGCGGCCACTCGCGCGTCGGAGGCGCTCGGCGCGATCCGCCTCCAGTGGCTGGAACCCGCCGACGGGCTCATCACCCCCGACGTGGTGCGCGAGTCGCTCACCGACGACACCAGCGCACTCGCGGTGAGCCTCGTCGACTTCCGCACCGGATACCGGGTCGACCTCCCCGCGCTGCGCGAGGTGATCGGCGACCGGCTGCTCATCGTGGACGCGATCCAGGGGTTCGGCGTGGTGGATGCCGACTACTCCGTCGCGGACGTGGTGTGCGGCCACGGCTACAAATGGCTGCGCGCCGGCCGGGGCACCGGCTTCTCGTGGTTCGGCGAGCGCGCGCTGGAGCGGATCGCGCCCGTCCTGTCCGGATTCCGCGGCGTCGACGGCGATCTGCCGCTGGACGCCGTCCCGGCGCCCTCCGCGTCCGCGCAGGCCTTCTCGGTCGCCGGCCCCGACACGCTCGCCGCGGCGCGCCTCGCTTCGGCACTGCGCGATGTCGCGGACGTCGGCGTGCCCACGATCGAGGCCGAGCTGCTCGCCCGCACCGCCGACGTCATCTTCTTCGCGGACCGCTACGAGGTGCCGGTCATCACGCCCCGCGAGCCCGAGCGCCGGGCGGGCATCGTCACGCTCGAGCCGGCCGCTCAGGACGCCGCCCCGCTCGCGGCCTCGCTCGCCAACCACGGGCTCACCGTGACCGCGCGGGCCGGCCGCATCCGCGTCTCTCCGCACGTGGGCACGGGCGCCGACACGCTGCGGCTGTTCGGCGACGCGCTGGCGGCCTTCTCCTCCGCACGCGTCTGGTGA
- the trhA gene encoding PAQR family membrane homeostasis protein TrhA — translation MSRRRRLPSAPEVPVLPLMDAAAVDAATPDLKPTWRGWIHAATFPVAIAAGVVLIVLAQGAPAKWASAVFMATSLLLFGNSAMYHRFNWKPKTKSILKRIDHANILLLIAGTYTPIATLALPPENGLLLLVLVWSGALLGILFRVFWIHAPRWLYVALYLVLGWAAVMYLPDLFRANAAMMILVIVGGLLYTGGAVVYALKRPNPWPGHFGFHEIFHVCTVLAFLCHWTACLLIALDPLSPSLGLPG, via the coding sequence ATGAGCCGCCGTCGCCGTCTTCCCTCGGCCCCCGAAGTCCCCGTGCTGCCGCTCATGGACGCCGCCGCGGTCGACGCGGCGACGCCCGACCTCAAGCCGACGTGGCGCGGCTGGATCCACGCCGCGACGTTCCCGGTGGCGATCGCCGCAGGGGTCGTGCTCATCGTGCTCGCCCAGGGCGCGCCCGCGAAGTGGGCGTCGGCGGTCTTCATGGCGACCTCGCTGCTGCTGTTCGGCAACTCGGCGATGTACCACCGCTTCAACTGGAAGCCGAAGACGAAGTCGATCCTGAAGCGGATCGACCACGCGAACATCCTGCTGCTGATCGCCGGCACGTACACGCCGATCGCGACGCTCGCGCTGCCGCCCGAGAACGGCCTGCTGCTGCTGGTGCTGGTGTGGAGCGGCGCCCTGCTCGGCATCCTGTTCCGGGTCTTCTGGATCCACGCGCCACGCTGGCTCTACGTCGCGCTCTACCTCGTTCTGGGGTGGGCGGCGGTCATGTACCTTCCCGACCTGTTCCGGGCGAACGCGGCGATGATGATCCTCGTGATCGTCGGGGGTCTGCTCTACACCGGCGGCGCGGTCGTGTACGCGCTCAAGCGGCCCAATCCGTGGCCCGGCCACTTCGGCTTCCACGAGATCTTCCACGTGTGCACCGTCCTGGCCTTCCTCTGCCACTGGACGGCGTGCCTGCTCATCGCGCTGGACCCGCTGTCGCCCTCGCTCGGACTCCCCGGCTGA
- the ilvA gene encoding threonine ammonia-lyase — translation MTTAASRTRTGTSAAPSLEDFRDAAAALAGVISHTPLDASQHLSDVLGVPVHLKLENLQRTGSFKIRGATYRLSRLTSEERARGVVAASAGNHAQGVALAAKALGIPATIFMPLGVPVPKLLATRGYGADVVLEGATVETPLRLAAEFAERTGAVFIHPFDHPDVIAGQGTLGLELMDDLPDLGTVVLGIGGGGLIAGVAAAVKARAAAEGRTVRVVGVQAENSAAYPPSLKAGHPLEVATLPTIADGIAVARPGDLPFEIIRDLVDEVVTVSEDDIARALLVLLERAKQVVEPAGAVGVAAILAGKVAASGPTVSVLSGGNIDPLLLQRVVAHGLAASGRYMTLRIPLPDRPGQLARVSELLAIAGANVIEVLHTRHGQGLQISEVFLQLSVETRGEEHRAHVIAVLEEAGYTPTVVPD, via the coding sequence ATGACCACGGCAGCCTCCCGCACCCGCACCGGCACGTCGGCCGCCCCTTCCCTCGAGGACTTCCGGGATGCCGCGGCCGCACTGGCGGGCGTCATCTCGCACACGCCTCTCGACGCGTCGCAGCATCTGTCGGACGTCCTCGGCGTGCCCGTGCACCTCAAGCTCGAGAACCTGCAGCGCACCGGATCCTTCAAGATCCGCGGTGCGACGTACCGCCTGTCGCGTCTGACGTCCGAGGAGCGCGCGCGCGGCGTGGTCGCGGCGTCGGCCGGCAACCACGCCCAGGGCGTCGCGCTCGCGGCGAAGGCCCTCGGCATCCCCGCCACGATCTTCATGCCGCTCGGCGTGCCGGTGCCCAAGCTCCTGGCGACCCGCGGATACGGGGCGGATGTCGTGCTCGAGGGCGCGACCGTCGAGACGCCGCTGCGCCTGGCCGCGGAGTTCGCCGAGCGCACCGGCGCGGTGTTCATCCACCCCTTCGATCACCCCGATGTGATCGCCGGTCAGGGCACCCTGGGACTCGAGCTGATGGACGACCTGCCCGATCTCGGCACGGTGGTGCTCGGCATCGGCGGCGGGGGCCTCATCGCGGGGGTCGCCGCGGCCGTGAAGGCTCGCGCCGCCGCCGAGGGACGCACCGTGCGCGTCGTGGGCGTGCAGGCCGAGAACTCCGCCGCCTACCCGCCGTCGCTGAAGGCGGGGCACCCGCTCGAAGTGGCGACCCTGCCGACGATCGCCGACGGCATCGCGGTCGCCCGCCCCGGCGACCTGCCGTTCGAGATCATCCGCGACCTCGTCGACGAGGTCGTCACGGTGTCGGAGGACGACATCGCGCGGGCGCTGCTGGTGCTGCTCGAACGGGCCAAGCAGGTCGTGGAGCCGGCAGGCGCCGTCGGCGTCGCGGCGATCCTCGCCGGCAAGGTGGCCGCGAGCGGACCCACCGTGAGCGTGCTGTCCGGCGGCAACATCGATCCGCTGCTGCTGCAGCGCGTCGTCGCGCACGGGCTCGCGGCATCCGGTCGCTACATGACGCTGCGGATCCCGCTGCCCGATCGTCCCGGACAGCTCGCGCGCGTCTCGGAGCTGCTCGCGATCGCCGGTGCCAACGTGATCGAGGTGCTGCACACCCGCCACGGGCAGGGGCTCCAGATCAGCGAGGTGTTCCTTCAGCTGAGCGTCGAGACGCGGGGCGAGGAGCACCGGGCGCACGTCATCGCGGTGCTCGAGGAGGCCGGCTACACGCCGACCGTCGTGCCCGACTAG
- a CDS encoding winged helix-turn-helix domain-containing protein, translating to MRSSLSAAEARRIALAAQGFAKPRPASAGTRQLNAALTRMATLQIDSVNVFARSHYMPLFSRVGAYDTAALDRLLFSRRPPYVEYWAHVAAFIPATDWGLFRFRMDDMRAKYGSQPGGWFDTHREIVDWVRSELAGRGPLRPAQIEHDAKKGARGPWWDWDVVKHALEYLWMFGEVAIAGRRGFERRYALAEHVIPEEVLAAPVPRSDAVRELVRRAARAYGVATAADLADYWRIRDRKAVLAAIGELTDAGELEPVTVAGWTTAGRPAPAWLHRDAVVPRRVRAAAILTPFDPVVWFRDRAERLFDFEYRIEIYTPAPKRRYGYYSLPVLIDDDLVGRVDLKADRGASRLLVQSAWWEHGRPADAAARLAEQLELAARWQGLESVSVSRWGDAADDLAAVMPGAARHDAGPAVPDALADDEPDEFADEEQAASVGG from the coding sequence GTGAGATCGTCACTCAGCGCCGCCGAAGCCCGCCGGATCGCCCTCGCGGCCCAGGGGTTCGCCAAGCCACGCCCGGCCTCGGCCGGCACGCGACAGCTGAACGCCGCGCTCACGCGCATGGCGACGCTGCAGATCGACTCCGTCAACGTCTTCGCGCGCTCGCACTACATGCCGCTGTTCTCGCGCGTGGGCGCGTACGACACCGCGGCCCTCGACCGGCTGCTGTTCTCGCGTCGTCCTCCCTACGTCGAGTACTGGGCGCACGTGGCGGCGTTCATCCCCGCGACCGACTGGGGTCTGTTCCGCTTCCGTATGGACGACATGCGCGCGAAGTACGGGTCGCAGCCCGGCGGATGGTTCGACACCCACCGCGAGATCGTGGACTGGGTCCGCTCCGAGCTCGCCGGACGCGGCCCGCTGCGTCCCGCACAGATCGAGCACGACGCCAAGAAGGGCGCTCGCGGTCCGTGGTGGGACTGGGACGTCGTCAAGCACGCGCTCGAGTACCTGTGGATGTTCGGCGAGGTCGCGATCGCCGGCCGCCGCGGGTTCGAGCGGCGGTACGCGCTCGCCGAGCACGTCATCCCGGAGGAAGTGCTGGCAGCGCCGGTGCCGCGCAGCGATGCCGTGCGCGAGCTCGTCCGGCGCGCCGCGCGCGCCTACGGCGTCGCGACCGCGGCCGACCTCGCCGACTACTGGCGCATCCGCGACCGCAAGGCCGTGCTGGCCGCGATCGGCGAGCTGACCGACGCGGGCGAGCTCGAGCCGGTGACGGTGGCCGGCTGGACGACGGCGGGCCGTCCCGCGCCGGCGTGGCTGCACCGCGATGCGGTCGTGCCGCGACGCGTGCGGGCGGCCGCGATCCTCACGCCGTTCGATCCGGTCGTGTGGTTCCGCGATCGTGCCGAGCGCCTGTTCGACTTCGAGTACCGCATCGAGATCTACACCCCCGCTCCGAAGCGCCGTTACGGGTACTACTCGCTCCCCGTGCTCATCGACGACGACCTCGTCGGTCGCGTCGATCTGAAGGCCGATCGCGGCGCGTCGAGGCTGCTCGTGCAGTCCGCCTGGTGGGAGCACGGCAGACCGGCGGATGCCGCGGCCCGCCTCGCCGAGCAGCTCGAGCTCGCCGCGCGGTGGCAGGGACTCGAGTCCGTGTCGGTCTCGCGCTGGGGCGACGCGGCGGACGATCTCGCCGCCGTGATGCCGGGCGCCGCGCGTCATGACGCCGGACCGGCGGTGCCGGACGCGCTCGCCGACGACGAGCCGGACGAGTTCGCCGACGAGGAGCAGGCGGCTAGCGTGGGGGGATGA
- the greA gene encoding transcription elongation factor GreA, protein MSNDAPVTFLTQDAYDRLAAELEHLSTTGREEIAKRIEAAREEGDLKENGGYHAAKDEQGKQEARIRTLQQLLKTAKVGEAPESTGVVEPGTVVTAVIAGGEEVFLLGNREIAAGSELDVYSEASPLGEAILGRKEGEKTSYTAPNGREIAVEIVKVETYNGQ, encoded by the coding sequence GTGTCGAACGACGCCCCCGTGACCTTCCTGACCCAGGACGCCTACGACCGCCTCGCCGCCGAGCTCGAGCACCTCTCGACGACGGGCCGCGAAGAGATCGCCAAGCGCATCGAAGCCGCCCGCGAGGAGGGCGACCTCAAAGAGAACGGCGGCTACCACGCCGCGAAGGACGAGCAGGGCAAGCAGGAGGCGCGCATCCGCACGCTCCAGCAGCTGCTGAAGACCGCCAAGGTGGGCGAGGCGCCCGAGAGCACCGGAGTGGTGGAGCCCGGCACCGTCGTCACGGCGGTCATCGCCGGCGGTGAAGAGGTGTTCCTGCTGGGCAACCGCGAGATCGCCGCGGGCTCCGAGCTCGACGTCTACAGCGAGGCGTCGCCGCTGGGCGAGGCCATCCTCGGCCGCAAGGAGGGCGAGAAGACGTCGTACACCGCGCCCAACGGCCGCGAGATCGCCGTCGAGATCGTGAAGGTCGAGACCTACAACGGCCAGTGA
- a CDS encoding DUF4307 domain-containing protein yields the protein MTTQDMLDDRYGRRRSPARRWFLALGALVAVAAVGYVGWSVVQGTLDAVDADTTSFEVVDEHSVSLGFQITSPPGRDVACAIEAQDEEHGVVGWRVVEIPASELHARALREVIPTTALATTGFVNSCWVVAP from the coding sequence ATGACGACGCAGGACATGCTCGACGACCGGTACGGTCGCCGCCGCTCCCCCGCCCGTCGCTGGTTCCTCGCCCTCGGGGCCCTGGTCGCCGTCGCGGCGGTCGGATACGTCGGCTGGTCGGTCGTGCAGGGCACGCTCGACGCGGTCGACGCCGACACGACGTCGTTCGAGGTCGTCGACGAGCACTCGGTCTCGCTCGGCTTCCAGATCACCTCTCCCCCCGGGCGGGACGTGGCCTGCGCCATCGAGGCCCAGGACGAGGAGCACGGCGTCGTCGGCTGGCGCGTGGTCGAGATCCCGGCCTCCGAGCTGCACGCGCGGGCCCTGCGCGAAGTGATCCCCACGACGGCACTCGCCACGACGGGTTTCGTGAACTCCTGCTGGGTCGTCGCGCCGTAG
- a CDS encoding AI-2E family transporter, whose product MSGPEDKPRGSLFDALRDRSRVVSTELSGSIPQGLRIATAYSWRFLIVAAAIGVAIWLVIQLKLLVIPLLIGILVTALLWPAFAFMLRHRVPKWLAIVIALVGTLAIVTGLLWLVGWQIARQWTSVQGRTVEAVEQFRQYLIDGPLHLTAEQIDGLLDQGWTLLQEQAELLWSGALALGTTLGHVATGALLALFILLCLLADGAGIWRWTLRLFPKKARPAADGAGRAGWVTVVNYARTQLLVATIDAVGIGLGAFLLGVPLAIPIAVLVFLGAFIPIVGAVLTGAVAVFLALVYNGPWIALWMLVVVLGVQQLEGHVLQPLLMGSAVKVHPLAVVLVVAGGAMIAGIPGALFAVPIAAFINVVAVYLAQKSWKTGEEPHGDLIWSTVPRTRRVRA is encoded by the coding sequence ATGAGCGGCCCCGAAGACAAGCCCCGCGGCTCGCTGTTCGACGCCCTCCGCGACCGCAGCCGCGTCGTCTCGACGGAGCTCTCGGGCTCGATCCCGCAGGGCCTGCGCATCGCGACGGCGTACTCGTGGCGGTTCCTCATCGTCGCCGCCGCGATCGGCGTCGCGATCTGGCTCGTGATCCAGCTGAAGCTGCTGGTCATCCCGCTCCTCATCGGCATCCTCGTCACGGCGCTGCTGTGGCCGGCGTTCGCGTTCATGCTGCGCCATCGGGTGCCCAAATGGCTCGCGATCGTGATCGCGCTCGTCGGCACCCTGGCGATCGTGACCGGCCTGCTGTGGCTGGTCGGGTGGCAGATCGCTCGCCAGTGGACGTCGGTGCAGGGGCGGACGGTCGAGGCCGTGGAACAGTTCCGGCAGTACCTCATCGACGGTCCGCTGCACCTGACCGCGGAGCAGATCGACGGGCTGCTCGATCAGGGCTGGACCCTCCTGCAGGAACAGGCCGAACTGCTGTGGTCGGGGGCTCTCGCCCTCGGCACGACGCTCGGCCACGTCGCCACCGGCGCGCTCCTGGCGCTCTTCATCCTGCTGTGCCTGCTGGCCGACGGCGCCGGGATCTGGCGCTGGACGCTCCGGCTGTTCCCGAAGAAGGCACGTCCGGCCGCAGACGGCGCGGGCCGTGCCGGCTGGGTCACCGTCGTGAACTACGCGCGCACGCAGCTCCTCGTGGCCACGATCGACGCCGTCGGCATCGGCCTGGGGGCCTTCCTGCTCGGCGTCCCGCTCGCGATCCCGATCGCCGTGCTCGTCTTCCTCGGCGCCTTCATCCCGATCGTCGGAGCCGTCCTCACCGGCGCGGTCGCGGTGTTCCTCGCGCTCGTCTACAACGGGCCCTGGATCGCGCTGTGGATGCTCGTCGTGGTCCTGGGCGTGCAGCAGCTCGAGGGTCACGTGCTCCAGCCGCTCCTCATGGGCTCGGCCGTCAAGGTGCATCCGCTCGCGGTCGTCCTCGTCGTCGCGGGCGGCGCGATGATCGCCGGCATCCCGGGCGCCCTCTTCGCGGTGCCGATCGCCGCCTTCATCAACGTCGTCGCGGTGTACCTGGCACAGAAGTCCTGGAAGACGGGCGAGGAACCGCACGGCGACCTCATCTGGAGCACCGTGCCGCGCACGAGAAGGGTCCGCGCATGA
- a CDS encoding LemA family protein, with protein MEWLIAVIIVVALIVIAGIYLWATYNSLVQLNVRVDEAWSDITVQLKRRADLLPNLIEAVKGYAAHEKAVFENVTRARAETLTAAGPADAGVAEGHMQQALKSLFAVAEAYPQLQASQNFLQLQQAVVDTEDKIQASRRFYNGGVRELNTKIKVFPNNLFARNLGFHEREFFEVIDGAAISEPPRVQF; from the coding sequence ATGGAATGGCTGATCGCAGTCATCATCGTGGTGGCGCTCATCGTCATCGCCGGTATCTACCTGTGGGCGACGTACAACTCGCTCGTACAGCTGAACGTGCGGGTGGACGAGGCGTGGAGCGACATCACCGTGCAGCTGAAGCGTCGCGCCGATCTGCTGCCGAACCTCATCGAGGCGGTCAAGGGATACGCCGCGCACGAGAAGGCCGTGTTCGAGAACGTCACCCGCGCGCGGGCCGAGACGCTGACGGCGGCGGGGCCCGCCGATGCGGGCGTCGCCGAAGGGCACATGCAGCAGGCGCTGAAGTCGCTGTTCGCGGTCGCGGAGGCCTATCCGCAGCTGCAGGCGAGCCAGAACTTCCTGCAGCTGCAGCAGGCGGTGGTCGACACCGAAGACAAGATCCAGGCGTCGCGTCGCTTCTACAACGGCGGCGTGCGGGAGCTGAACACCAAGATCAAGGTCTTCCCGAACAACCTGTTCGCCCGCAACCTCGGATTCCACGAGCGCGAGTTCTTCGAGGTCATCGACGGCGCCGCGATCTCGGAGCCGCCCCGGGTGCAGTTCTGA
- a CDS encoding isoprenyl transferase — protein sequence MARGSANEGRGPLYRLYINRLRRRLDPATVPRHVAMMIDGNRRWARQLGYTSAAHGHRAGAAKMREFLRWCDDVGIRVVSLYLLSNDNLRKRDSRELSDLIEIIAELADEVSHERDWRVKHVGRADALPADLARVLAEAERRTASHRGLHVNLAVGYGGRGEIVDAVRSIIAQHQVEGGSLDELAASLTPEQIGEHLYTGGQPDPDLVIRTSGEQRLSDFLLWQSAHSEFYFVEALGPDLREVDFLRAIRDFASRDRRFGG from the coding sequence GTGGCGCGTGGTTCGGCGAACGAGGGCAGAGGGCCCCTTTATCGCCTCTACATCAACCGGCTGCGTCGACGCCTCGATCCGGCGACGGTCCCGCGCCACGTGGCGATGATGATCGACGGCAACCGTCGCTGGGCGCGCCAGCTCGGCTACACCTCGGCCGCGCACGGCCACCGGGCCGGAGCCGCGAAGATGCGCGAGTTCCTGCGCTGGTGCGACGACGTCGGCATCCGCGTGGTGTCGCTCTATCTCCTCTCCAACGACAACCTGCGCAAGCGCGACTCCCGCGAGCTGTCGGACCTCATCGAGATCATCGCCGAGCTCGCCGACGAGGTCTCGCACGAGCGGGACTGGCGTGTGAAGCACGTGGGGCGCGCCGACGCGCTGCCCGCCGATCTCGCGCGCGTGCTCGCCGAGGCGGAGCGCCGGACCGCTTCCCACCGCGGCCTGCACGTGAACCTCGCCGTCGGCTACGGCGGCCGCGGCGAGATCGTCGACGCGGTGCGCAGCATCATCGCGCAGCATCAGGTCGAGGGCGGGTCGCTCGACGAGCTCGCGGCGAGCCTGACCCCCGAGCAGATCGGCGAGCACCTCTACACCGGCGGGCAGCCCGATCCCGACCTCGTCATCCGCACCTCGGGCGAGCAGCGCCTGAGCGACTTCCTGCTGTGGCAGTCCGCGCACAGCGAGTTCTACTTCGTCGAGGCGCTCGGCCCGGATCTGCGCGAGGTGGACTTCCTCCGCGCGATCCGCGACTTCGCCTCGCGGGATCGCCGGTTCGGCGGATAG